Proteins encoded in a region of the Anopheles aquasalis chromosome 2, idAnoAquaMG_Q_19, whole genome shotgun sequence genome:
- the LOC126569751 gene encoding G protein-activated inward rectifier potassium channel 3-like isoform X2, with product MSGDRQSTEEKKPLNRIFMRPGVIEEEPDSLDSVISNLPLTIVPSLARISTVGSGFSRQESVRSRALRPGTTRKYRRRAILKNGDCNIVLSKVSRQQWRFLQDIFTTLVDAQWRWTLLVFSFSFVGSWLFFGLIWWLIAFTHGDLEEMHLPKNQEETGWKPCVSNIESYTSAFLFSIETQTSIGYGFRTTTEECPEAIFVMCFQSIYGVMMQAFMVGFVFAKMTRPKHRTQTLLFSKHAVICQRDGELCLMFRVGDMRKSHIIGANIRAQLIRTKLSREGEVMAQYQHELEVGSDQCGSDLFFIWPQIVVHKINAESPFYNMSASDLLQDRFEIVVILEGTVESTGQSTQARSSYVNSEILWGNRFEPIVFYNKENQVYEINYSKFNETHAVDTPLCSARELAEFYKYQDDYRNQDPLASSSSKSMFEKRWHRHYTNTIRTLSTVHLEDEQTSLTVQPRYLTIHAAPRRPRSYLQLENNLRNLFDRPSIQISPSSVTSIRTDSR from the exons ATGTCCGGCGATCGACAGTCTacggaggagaagaaaccgTTGAATCGGATCTTTATGCGCCCTGGAGTGATCGAGGAGGAACCGGACTCGCTCGACAGCGTGATCAGTAATCTTCCGTTGACCATCGTACCCAGCTTGGCCCGCATTTCGACGGTCGGCAGTGGCTTCAGCCGACAGGAGAGTGTGAG GAGTCGTGCATTGCGCCCCGGGACAACGCGAAAGTATCGTCGTCGGGCGATTCTTAAGAATGGTGACTGCAACATTGTCCTTTCGAAGGTTTCACGGCAACAGTGGCGGTTCCTGCAGGACATCTTCACCACGCTGGTCGATGCACAGTGGAGATGGACCCTCTTGGTATTCTCGTTTAGTTTTGTTGGCTCGTGGTTATTCTTCGGACTGATCTGGTGGCTAATCGCGTTCACTCATGGCGACCTAGAAGAAATGCACCTCCCCAAGAATCAAG AGGAGACCGGATGGAAACCATGTGTGTCCAACATCGAGTCCTACACGTCCGCTTTTCTGTTCTCGATCGAAACGCAGACATCCATCGGGTACGGTTTTCGAACAACGACGGAAGAGTGCCCGGAAGCGATCTTCGTCATGTGCTTCCAGTCGATCTACGGTGTCATGATGCAGGCGTTCATGGTGGGTTTCGTGTTCGCGAAGATGACACGCCCGAAACATCGAACGCAGACTCTGCTCTTCTCTAAGCATGCCGTCATTTGCCAGCGTGATGGTGAACTGTGCCTCATGTTCCGTGTTGGCGATATGCGCAAGAGTCACATCATCGGGGCGAACATTCGGGCACAGCTAATCCGCACCAAGCTATCGCGCGAGGGCGAAGTGATGGCTCAGTATCAGCATGAGCTGGAAGTGGGGTCCGATCAGTGCGGATCGGATCTGTTCTTCATCTGGCCCCAGATCGTAGTGCACAAAATCAATGCGGAATCTCCGTTCTATAATATGTCGGCTTCGGATTTGCTGCAGGATCGCTTCGAGATCGTGGTGATCCTCGAGGGAACGGTCGAATCTACCGGTCAGTCAACGCAGGCCCGCTCGAGCTACGTCAACTCGGAGATCCTGTGGGGTAATCGGTTTGAGCCGATCGTGTTCTACAACAAGGAGAACCAGGTGTACGAGATCAACTACAGTAAGTTCAACGAGACACACGCCGTCGATACGCCACTCTGCTCGGCCCGAGAGCTGGCCGAGTTCTACAAGTACCAGGACGACTATCGCAACCAAG ATCCGTTGGCTAGTAGCTCCTCGAAGTCGATGTTCGAGAAGCGTTGGCATCGACACTACACGAATACAATACGCACACTGAGCACGGTCCATCTGGAGGACGAGCAGACGTCGCTTACCGTTCAACCCCGCTATCTAACGATCCATGCTGCCCCAAGGCGTCCCCGGTCATACCTGCAGCTGGAGAACAATCTGCGCAATCTCTTTGACCGGCCATCGATCCAAATCTCACCATCGTCGGTTACCTCAATCCGGACCGACAGTCGGTAG
- the LOC126569751 gene encoding G protein-activated inward rectifier potassium channel 3-like isoform X1 translates to MSFGQRKNFTVPMDPESPEARDDAKLLPLSPFDKIPPILIGDGQDPPKTPVTPNTPIVYCPQSPSVASKRSRALRPGTTRKYRRRAILKNGDCNIVLSKVSRQQWRFLQDIFTTLVDAQWRWTLLVFSFSFVGSWLFFGLIWWLIAFTHGDLEEMHLPKNQEETGWKPCVSNIESYTSAFLFSIETQTSIGYGFRTTTEECPEAIFVMCFQSIYGVMMQAFMVGFVFAKMTRPKHRTQTLLFSKHAVICQRDGELCLMFRVGDMRKSHIIGANIRAQLIRTKLSREGEVMAQYQHELEVGSDQCGSDLFFIWPQIVVHKINAESPFYNMSASDLLQDRFEIVVILEGTVESTGQSTQARSSYVNSEILWGNRFEPIVFYNKENQVYEINYSKFNETHAVDTPLCSARELAEFYKYQDDYRNQDPLASSSSKSMFEKRWHRHYTNTIRTLSTVHLEDEQTSLTVQPRYLTIHAAPRRPRSYLQLENNLRNLFDRPSIQISPSSVTSIRTDSR, encoded by the exons ATGAGCTTCGGTCAGCGGAAGAACTTTACCGTACCGATGGATCCGGAATCACCGGAAGCACGCGATGATGCCAAGTTGCTTCCCCTCAGTCCCTTCGATAAGATACCACCGATACTGATTGGCGATGGGCAAGATCCACCGAAAACACCCGtcacaccgaacacaccgaTCGTGTACTGCCCGCAGTCACCGTCGGTCGCCAGCAAACG GAGTCGTGCATTGCGCCCCGGGACAACGCGAAAGTATCGTCGTCGGGCGATTCTTAAGAATGGTGACTGCAACATTGTCCTTTCGAAGGTTTCACGGCAACAGTGGCGGTTCCTGCAGGACATCTTCACCACGCTGGTCGATGCACAGTGGAGATGGACCCTCTTGGTATTCTCGTTTAGTTTTGTTGGCTCGTGGTTATTCTTCGGACTGATCTGGTGGCTAATCGCGTTCACTCATGGCGACCTAGAAGAAATGCACCTCCCCAAGAATCAAG AGGAGACCGGATGGAAACCATGTGTGTCCAACATCGAGTCCTACACGTCCGCTTTTCTGTTCTCGATCGAAACGCAGACATCCATCGGGTACGGTTTTCGAACAACGACGGAAGAGTGCCCGGAAGCGATCTTCGTCATGTGCTTCCAGTCGATCTACGGTGTCATGATGCAGGCGTTCATGGTGGGTTTCGTGTTCGCGAAGATGACACGCCCGAAACATCGAACGCAGACTCTGCTCTTCTCTAAGCATGCCGTCATTTGCCAGCGTGATGGTGAACTGTGCCTCATGTTCCGTGTTGGCGATATGCGCAAGAGTCACATCATCGGGGCGAACATTCGGGCACAGCTAATCCGCACCAAGCTATCGCGCGAGGGCGAAGTGATGGCTCAGTATCAGCATGAGCTGGAAGTGGGGTCCGATCAGTGCGGATCGGATCTGTTCTTCATCTGGCCCCAGATCGTAGTGCACAAAATCAATGCGGAATCTCCGTTCTATAATATGTCGGCTTCGGATTTGCTGCAGGATCGCTTCGAGATCGTGGTGATCCTCGAGGGAACGGTCGAATCTACCGGTCAGTCAACGCAGGCCCGCTCGAGCTACGTCAACTCGGAGATCCTGTGGGGTAATCGGTTTGAGCCGATCGTGTTCTACAACAAGGAGAACCAGGTGTACGAGATCAACTACAGTAAGTTCAACGAGACACACGCCGTCGATACGCCACTCTGCTCGGCCCGAGAGCTGGCCGAGTTCTACAAGTACCAGGACGACTATCGCAACCAAG ATCCGTTGGCTAGTAGCTCCTCGAAGTCGATGTTCGAGAAGCGTTGGCATCGACACTACACGAATACAATACGCACACTGAGCACGGTCCATCTGGAGGACGAGCAGACGTCGCTTACCGTTCAACCCCGCTATCTAACGATCCATGCTGCCCCAAGGCGTCCCCGGTCATACCTGCAGCTGGAGAACAATCTGCGCAATCTCTTTGACCGGCCATCGATCCAAATCTCACCATCGTCGGTTACCTCAATCCGGACCGACAGTCGGTAG
- the LOC126569751 gene encoding G protein-activated inward rectifier potassium channel 3-like isoform X3 — protein MSFGQRKNFTVPMDPESPEARDDAKLLPLSPFDKIPPILIGDGQDPPKTPVTPNTPIVYCPQSPSVASKRSRALRPGTTRKYRRRAILKNGDCNIVLSKVSRQQWRFLQDIFTTLVDAQWRWTLLVFSFSFVGSWLFFGLIWWLIAFTHGDLEEMHLPKNQEETGWKPCVSNIESYTSAFLFSIETQTSIGYGFRTTTEECPEAIFVMCFQSIYGVMMQAFMVGFVFAKMTRPKHRTQTLLFSKHAVICQRDGELCLMFRVGDMRKSHIIGANIRAQLIRTKLSREGEVMAQYQHELEVGSDQCGSDLFFIWPQIVVHKINAESPFYNMSASDLLQDRFEIVVILEGTVESTGQSTQARSSYVNSEILWGNRFEPIVFYNKENQVYEINYSKFNETHAVDTPLCSARELAEFYKYQDDYRNQAEDQHHLQSPA, from the exons ATGAGCTTCGGTCAGCGGAAGAACTTTACCGTACCGATGGATCCGGAATCACCGGAAGCACGCGATGATGCCAAGTTGCTTCCCCTCAGTCCCTTCGATAAGATACCACCGATACTGATTGGCGATGGGCAAGATCCACCGAAAACACCCGtcacaccgaacacaccgaTCGTGTACTGCCCGCAGTCACCGTCGGTCGCCAGCAAACG GAGTCGTGCATTGCGCCCCGGGACAACGCGAAAGTATCGTCGTCGGGCGATTCTTAAGAATGGTGACTGCAACATTGTCCTTTCGAAGGTTTCACGGCAACAGTGGCGGTTCCTGCAGGACATCTTCACCACGCTGGTCGATGCACAGTGGAGATGGACCCTCTTGGTATTCTCGTTTAGTTTTGTTGGCTCGTGGTTATTCTTCGGACTGATCTGGTGGCTAATCGCGTTCACTCATGGCGACCTAGAAGAAATGCACCTCCCCAAGAATCAAG AGGAGACCGGATGGAAACCATGTGTGTCCAACATCGAGTCCTACACGTCCGCTTTTCTGTTCTCGATCGAAACGCAGACATCCATCGGGTACGGTTTTCGAACAACGACGGAAGAGTGCCCGGAAGCGATCTTCGTCATGTGCTTCCAGTCGATCTACGGTGTCATGATGCAGGCGTTCATGGTGGGTTTCGTGTTCGCGAAGATGACACGCCCGAAACATCGAACGCAGACTCTGCTCTTCTCTAAGCATGCCGTCATTTGCCAGCGTGATGGTGAACTGTGCCTCATGTTCCGTGTTGGCGATATGCGCAAGAGTCACATCATCGGGGCGAACATTCGGGCACAGCTAATCCGCACCAAGCTATCGCGCGAGGGCGAAGTGATGGCTCAGTATCAGCATGAGCTGGAAGTGGGGTCCGATCAGTGCGGATCGGATCTGTTCTTCATCTGGCCCCAGATCGTAGTGCACAAAATCAATGCGGAATCTCCGTTCTATAATATGTCGGCTTCGGATTTGCTGCAGGATCGCTTCGAGATCGTGGTGATCCTCGAGGGAACGGTCGAATCTACCGGTCAGTCAACGCAGGCCCGCTCGAGCTACGTCAACTCGGAGATCCTGTGGGGTAATCGGTTTGAGCCGATCGTGTTCTACAACAAGGAGAACCAGGTGTACGAGATCAACTACAGTAAGTTCAACGAGACACACGCCGTCGATACGCCACTCTGCTCGGCCCGAGAGCTGGCCGAGTTCTACAAGTACCAGGACGACTATCGCAACCAAG CCGAagatcagcatcatcttcaatCGCCAGCGTAG
- the LOC126569748 gene encoding G protein-activated inward rectifier potassium channel 3-like isoform X1, whose amino-acid sequence MHFAIDRCGLVKSINEPYDLTPKNQKMESDHHQTDAAGKIDRSMLKLGPFDTNIGLPQQQQQQQQQQQLQQYSPGPYGDQHRYSSPVTPVTPTSPLVCYPQMKNRVLRPGVSRKYRKRAILKNGDCNVVLSRPPRQHLRFLQDIFTTLVDAQWRWTLTVFTFSFIGSWLFFAVIWFLISYTHGDLEEMHLPDNQSEIGWIPCVYNIYSFTSAFLFSIETQHTIGYGVRMPTEECPEAIFVMCFQSIYGLLIQAFMVGIVFAKMTRPKQRSQTLLFSKNAVVCQRDGELCLMFRVGDMRKSHIIGASVRAQLIRTKVTREGEAMAQFQHELDVGSDGCSSDLFFIWPQIVVHRISKDSPLYNMSASDMLRERFEIVVILEGTVESTGQSTQARSSYVNTEILWGHRFDPVVCYNKEQQGYEINYSKFDSTLQVDTPLCSARELAEFYRAQDDYQPTVDNGDNVSTKTQLERRWQHHYSTVMNTLSQYNLTDDTMGQAADENYLYPTRYLTIQGVPRRRKSYQALQNNLWNLFDHPPNPRTNSTVPTSSESDASPASPRKARDDDPLVPSVTVQNVNEKAPQI is encoded by the exons ATGcattttgcgatcgatcgttgcgGCTTAGTGAAGTCTATAAACGAACCTTACGACTTGACTCCAAAAAACCAGAAGATGGAAAGCGACCACCATCAGACGGATGCGGCGGGAAAGATCGACCGATCCATGCTTAAGCTGGGACCATTCGATACGAACATTGGattgccacagcagcagcagcagcagcagcagcagcagcaactgcaacagtACTCTCCAGGACCGTACGGAGATCAGCATAGATATTCGTCGCCCGTTACGCCCGTCACGCCAACCAGTCCTTTGGTGTGCTATCCTCAAATGAA AAATCGTGTTCTGCGCCCTGGTGTGAGCCGGAAGTACCGGAAGCGAGCCATTCTGAAGAATGGCGACTGTAATGTGGTGCTTTCGCGGCCACCGCGACAACATTTGCGCTTCCTGCAGGACATCTTCACCACGCTCGTCGATGCCCAGTGGCGATGGACGTTGACCGTGTTCACGTTTAGCTTTATTGGCTCGTGGCTCTTCTTTGCCGTAATTTG GTTTTTAATTTCCTATACCCACGGTGACCTGGAAGAAATGCATCTCCCCGACAATCAAT CGGAAATCGGATGGATACCGTGCGTATACAACATCTACTCGTTCACTTCGGCGTTCCTGTTTTCGAtcgaaacacaacacaccatcgGTTACGGTGTGCGGATGCCGACGGAAGAGTGCCCGGAAGCGATCTTCGTCATGTGCTTCCAGTCGATCTATGGGCTGCTGATCCAGGCGTTCATGGTGGGCATCGTGTTCGCGAAGATGACACGCCCGAAGCAACGCAGTCAGACGCTCCTGTTCTCGAAGAATGCGGTCGTGTGCCAGCGTGATGGGGAGCTGTGCCTCATGTTTCGTGTTGGCGATATGCGCAAGAGTCACATTATCGGTGCATCAGTTCGGGCACAGCTGATAAGAACGAAGGTGACGCGCGAGGGTGAAGCGATGGCACAGTTCCAGCACGAGCTCGACGTTGGATCCGACGGTTGCTCGTCCGATCTGTTCTTCATCTGGCCCCAGATTGTGGTGCATCGGATCAGCAAGGATTCCCCGTTGTACAACATGTCAGCATCGGATATGCTGCGCGAAAGGTTCGAGATCGTGGTGATCCTCGAGGGAACGGTCGAGTCGACCGGTCAGTCAACGCAGGCCCGCTCGAGCTACGTAAACACGGAGATTCTGTGGGGCCATCGGTTCGATCCGGTCGTTTGTTATAACAAGGAGCAGCAAGGATACGAGATCAATTACAGCAAGTTCGATTCTACGTTACAAGTCGATACACCGCTCTGTTCGGCCCGAGAGCTGGCCGAGTTCTATCGAGCCCAGGATGActaccaaccgaccgtcg ATAATGGTGATAATGTGTCCACTAAAACGCAGCTCGAGCGACGCTGGCAGCATCACTACAGTACGGTCATGAACACGCTCAGCCAGTACAATCTGACCGACGATACGATGGGCCAAGCCGCCGACGAGAACTATCTCTATCCGACGCGTTACCTCACGATCCAGGGTGTACCGAGGCGCCGCAAGTCCTACCAGGCGCTGCAGAACAATCTCTGGAATCTGTTCGATCATCCACCGAACCCTCGGACGAATTCGACCGTACCGACCTCGAGTGAGTCCGATGCGAGCCCGGCCAGTCCACGGAAGGCACGGGACGATGATCCGCTCGTGCCGAGTGTGACCGTGCAGAACGTGAATGAAAAGGCGCCCCAGAtatga
- the LOC126569748 gene encoding G protein-activated inward rectifier potassium channel 3-like isoform X2, with protein MESDHHQTDAAGKIDRSMLKLGPFDTNIGLPQQQQQQQQQQQLQQYSPGPYGDQHRYSSPVTPVTPTSPLVCYPQMKNRVLRPGVSRKYRKRAILKNGDCNVVLSRPPRQHLRFLQDIFTTLVDAQWRWTLTVFTFSFIGSWLFFAVIWFLISYTHGDLEEMHLPDNQSEIGWIPCVYNIYSFTSAFLFSIETQHTIGYGVRMPTEECPEAIFVMCFQSIYGLLIQAFMVGIVFAKMTRPKQRSQTLLFSKNAVVCQRDGELCLMFRVGDMRKSHIIGASVRAQLIRTKVTREGEAMAQFQHELDVGSDGCSSDLFFIWPQIVVHRISKDSPLYNMSASDMLRERFEIVVILEGTVESTGQSTQARSSYVNTEILWGHRFDPVVCYNKEQQGYEINYSKFDSTLQVDTPLCSARELAEFYRAQDDYQPTVDNGDNVSTKTQLERRWQHHYSTVMNTLSQYNLTDDTMGQAADENYLYPTRYLTIQGVPRRRKSYQALQNNLWNLFDHPPNPRTNSTVPTSSESDASPASPRKARDDDPLVPSVTVQNVNEKAPQI; from the exons ATGGAAAGCGACCACCATCAGACGGATGCGGCGGGAAAGATCGACCGATCCATGCTTAAGCTGGGACCATTCGATACGAACATTGGattgccacagcagcagcagcagcagcagcagcagcagcaactgcaacagtACTCTCCAGGACCGTACGGAGATCAGCATAGATATTCGTCGCCCGTTACGCCCGTCACGCCAACCAGTCCTTTGGTGTGCTATCCTCAAATGAA AAATCGTGTTCTGCGCCCTGGTGTGAGCCGGAAGTACCGGAAGCGAGCCATTCTGAAGAATGGCGACTGTAATGTGGTGCTTTCGCGGCCACCGCGACAACATTTGCGCTTCCTGCAGGACATCTTCACCACGCTCGTCGATGCCCAGTGGCGATGGACGTTGACCGTGTTCACGTTTAGCTTTATTGGCTCGTGGCTCTTCTTTGCCGTAATTTG GTTTTTAATTTCCTATACCCACGGTGACCTGGAAGAAATGCATCTCCCCGACAATCAAT CGGAAATCGGATGGATACCGTGCGTATACAACATCTACTCGTTCACTTCGGCGTTCCTGTTTTCGAtcgaaacacaacacaccatcgGTTACGGTGTGCGGATGCCGACGGAAGAGTGCCCGGAAGCGATCTTCGTCATGTGCTTCCAGTCGATCTATGGGCTGCTGATCCAGGCGTTCATGGTGGGCATCGTGTTCGCGAAGATGACACGCCCGAAGCAACGCAGTCAGACGCTCCTGTTCTCGAAGAATGCGGTCGTGTGCCAGCGTGATGGGGAGCTGTGCCTCATGTTTCGTGTTGGCGATATGCGCAAGAGTCACATTATCGGTGCATCAGTTCGGGCACAGCTGATAAGAACGAAGGTGACGCGCGAGGGTGAAGCGATGGCACAGTTCCAGCACGAGCTCGACGTTGGATCCGACGGTTGCTCGTCCGATCTGTTCTTCATCTGGCCCCAGATTGTGGTGCATCGGATCAGCAAGGATTCCCCGTTGTACAACATGTCAGCATCGGATATGCTGCGCGAAAGGTTCGAGATCGTGGTGATCCTCGAGGGAACGGTCGAGTCGACCGGTCAGTCAACGCAGGCCCGCTCGAGCTACGTAAACACGGAGATTCTGTGGGGCCATCGGTTCGATCCGGTCGTTTGTTATAACAAGGAGCAGCAAGGATACGAGATCAATTACAGCAAGTTCGATTCTACGTTACAAGTCGATACACCGCTCTGTTCGGCCCGAGAGCTGGCCGAGTTCTATCGAGCCCAGGATGActaccaaccgaccgtcg ATAATGGTGATAATGTGTCCACTAAAACGCAGCTCGAGCGACGCTGGCAGCATCACTACAGTACGGTCATGAACACGCTCAGCCAGTACAATCTGACCGACGATACGATGGGCCAAGCCGCCGACGAGAACTATCTCTATCCGACGCGTTACCTCACGATCCAGGGTGTACCGAGGCGCCGCAAGTCCTACCAGGCGCTGCAGAACAATCTCTGGAATCTGTTCGATCATCCACCGAACCCTCGGACGAATTCGACCGTACCGACCTCGAGTGAGTCCGATGCGAGCCCGGCCAGTCCACGGAAGGCACGGGACGATGATCCGCTCGTGCCGAGTGTGACCGTGCAGAACGTGAATGAAAAGGCGCCCCAGAtatga
- the LOC126569748 gene encoding G protein-activated inward rectifier potassium channel 3-like isoform X3: protein MAFETRRSSSTNRVLRPGVSRKYRKRAILKNGDCNVVLSRPPRQHLRFLQDIFTTLVDAQWRWTLTVFTFSFIGSWLFFAVIWFLISYTHGDLEEMHLPDNQSEIGWIPCVYNIYSFTSAFLFSIETQHTIGYGVRMPTEECPEAIFVMCFQSIYGLLIQAFMVGIVFAKMTRPKQRSQTLLFSKNAVVCQRDGELCLMFRVGDMRKSHIIGASVRAQLIRTKVTREGEAMAQFQHELDVGSDGCSSDLFFIWPQIVVHRISKDSPLYNMSASDMLRERFEIVVILEGTVESTGQSTQARSSYVNTEILWGHRFDPVVCYNKEQQGYEINYSKFDSTLQVDTPLCSARELAEFYRAQDDYQPTVDNGDNVSTKTQLERRWQHHYSTVMNTLSQYNLTDDTMGQAADENYLYPTRYLTIQGVPRRRKSYQALQNNLWNLFDHPPNPRTNSTVPTSSESDASPASPRKARDDDPLVPSVTVQNVNEKAPQI from the exons ATGGCATTCGAGACGAGAAGAAGCTCTAGCAC AAATCGTGTTCTGCGCCCTGGTGTGAGCCGGAAGTACCGGAAGCGAGCCATTCTGAAGAATGGCGACTGTAATGTGGTGCTTTCGCGGCCACCGCGACAACATTTGCGCTTCCTGCAGGACATCTTCACCACGCTCGTCGATGCCCAGTGGCGATGGACGTTGACCGTGTTCACGTTTAGCTTTATTGGCTCGTGGCTCTTCTTTGCCGTAATTTG GTTTTTAATTTCCTATACCCACGGTGACCTGGAAGAAATGCATCTCCCCGACAATCAAT CGGAAATCGGATGGATACCGTGCGTATACAACATCTACTCGTTCACTTCGGCGTTCCTGTTTTCGAtcgaaacacaacacaccatcgGTTACGGTGTGCGGATGCCGACGGAAGAGTGCCCGGAAGCGATCTTCGTCATGTGCTTCCAGTCGATCTATGGGCTGCTGATCCAGGCGTTCATGGTGGGCATCGTGTTCGCGAAGATGACACGCCCGAAGCAACGCAGTCAGACGCTCCTGTTCTCGAAGAATGCGGTCGTGTGCCAGCGTGATGGGGAGCTGTGCCTCATGTTTCGTGTTGGCGATATGCGCAAGAGTCACATTATCGGTGCATCAGTTCGGGCACAGCTGATAAGAACGAAGGTGACGCGCGAGGGTGAAGCGATGGCACAGTTCCAGCACGAGCTCGACGTTGGATCCGACGGTTGCTCGTCCGATCTGTTCTTCATCTGGCCCCAGATTGTGGTGCATCGGATCAGCAAGGATTCCCCGTTGTACAACATGTCAGCATCGGATATGCTGCGCGAAAGGTTCGAGATCGTGGTGATCCTCGAGGGAACGGTCGAGTCGACCGGTCAGTCAACGCAGGCCCGCTCGAGCTACGTAAACACGGAGATTCTGTGGGGCCATCGGTTCGATCCGGTCGTTTGTTATAACAAGGAGCAGCAAGGATACGAGATCAATTACAGCAAGTTCGATTCTACGTTACAAGTCGATACACCGCTCTGTTCGGCCCGAGAGCTGGCCGAGTTCTATCGAGCCCAGGATGActaccaaccgaccgtcg ATAATGGTGATAATGTGTCCACTAAAACGCAGCTCGAGCGACGCTGGCAGCATCACTACAGTACGGTCATGAACACGCTCAGCCAGTACAATCTGACCGACGATACGATGGGCCAAGCCGCCGACGAGAACTATCTCTATCCGACGCGTTACCTCACGATCCAGGGTGTACCGAGGCGCCGCAAGTCCTACCAGGCGCTGCAGAACAATCTCTGGAATCTGTTCGATCATCCACCGAACCCTCGGACGAATTCGACCGTACCGACCTCGAGTGAGTCCGATGCGAGCCCGGCCAGTCCACGGAAGGCACGGGACGATGATCCGCTCGTGCCGAGTGTGACCGTGCAGAACGTGAATGAAAAGGCGCCCCAGAtatga